A single window of Usitatibacter rugosus DNA harbors:
- a CDS encoding transcriptional regulator has product MHTKLKSPSRPRRIALTVEEALETGAFNSRTHLYNALKDGEVKSWRAGKRRKILADSIDAYVARKLREAA; this is encoded by the coding sequence ATGCACACCAAGCTGAAGTCACCCTCGCGCCCGCGCCGCATCGCGCTCACCGTTGAAGAAGCACTTGAAACGGGCGCGTTCAACAGCCGCACTCACCTGTACAACGCCCTCAAGGATGGCGAGGTGAAAAGTTGGAGGGCGGGCAAGCGGCGCAAGATTTTGGCCGACAGCATTGACGCCTACGTGGCGCGAAAGCTTCGGGAGGCCGCGTGA
- a CDS encoding VapE domain-containing protein produces MPREPWFKVCCACKDAGVGEDEFLKWCEQGANFNRADAIAAYRNAKPMAGGVTSATLFMMARDSGWDPERAHGGNGASGVRNAHARASAPLPKEEPPPTDPRPVWDACQEVHVHPYTTRKKIGTHGARVNATGWLVVPYHNRERQLQTLQYIAADGTKRFLAGAKAKGSVCIVGELSGAHTVCVAEGFATACAINEASGMPVLVSGSRVTMPEGALIARHFAPNAAIVIFADRGDLSVPMEAARAVQGRLALPGPEDSQDGYDAADWIIEGATPAEVRARIEQAEPVPPLPSTHTNAHTARNVIAAARDAEPGTVGPYLVDGRRNILPNLTNVRTFIAAGGIGELREDRFTGEVVWNGKPLQGESAFSEITVALQSAVIEARRPFMKVTTPLVQEAAMMAATADPFNSAADWLATLPHDGTERTPRFLADVCDLEATDYLQGVSKYFWLGMALRMVHPGAQVDSIITLVGPQGIGKSSLARIVGGEYYGAVGLGDIGSKDWCLSLRGKILVELDELSGHSRAELENTKAVLTRPTDNYRKPYGKTTVAVPRTCVMMGTTNEKQFLMDTSGNRRWFPVQCKRPFALDVARALRLACFAEAYALVKQGLPDTWHTVAGAEGKQAEHTAPDPWVDALDERLRDSQANPGELPTEITNNALYRALGIPAERQTGGYTGKRLTAVMRTLGYGRGWVDNPSGKGKQQRGFILDSEGGDAE; encoded by the coding sequence ATGCCGCGTGAACCGTGGTTCAAGGTGTGTTGCGCGTGCAAAGACGCGGGCGTTGGTGAGGATGAATTTCTCAAGTGGTGTGAGCAGGGCGCGAACTTCAACCGCGCCGATGCGATAGCCGCATACCGAAACGCGAAGCCCATGGCGGGCGGTGTCACCTCGGCCACGCTCTTCATGATGGCGCGGGATTCCGGATGGGACCCCGAGCGTGCGCACGGTGGTAACGGTGCGAGCGGTGTGCGCAACGCGCACGCCAGGGCGAGCGCGCCGCTACCGAAAGAGGAACCGCCGCCCACGGACCCGCGCCCTGTGTGGGATGCGTGCCAAGAGGTGCACGTGCATCCGTACACAACGCGCAAGAAAATCGGCACGCATGGTGCGCGCGTGAACGCCACCGGGTGGCTCGTGGTGCCGTATCACAACCGTGAGCGGCAACTGCAAACGCTCCAATACATCGCAGCGGACGGCACCAAACGATTCCTTGCCGGTGCCAAGGCCAAGGGCTCGGTGTGCATCGTGGGCGAGTTGAGCGGAGCGCACACCGTGTGCGTGGCCGAGGGCTTCGCTACCGCGTGCGCGATCAACGAGGCGAGCGGCATGCCGGTGTTGGTTTCGGGCTCGCGCGTCACGATGCCCGAAGGCGCACTAATTGCCCGCCATTTCGCACCAAACGCGGCCATCGTGATCTTTGCGGACAGGGGTGACTTGTCTGTACCCATGGAAGCGGCGCGTGCCGTGCAGGGGCGCCTAGCGCTTCCCGGGCCTGAGGATTCACAGGACGGTTATGACGCGGCGGATTGGATCATTGAGGGTGCTACGCCCGCCGAGGTGCGCGCGCGGATCGAGCAGGCCGAGCCTGTCCCCCCGCTTCCTTCAACGCACACCAATGCACACACTGCACGCAACGTGATCGCGGCGGCACGCGATGCGGAACCCGGCACTGTCGGCCCGTACCTCGTTGATGGAAGGCGCAACATCCTTCCGAATCTCACCAACGTGCGCACCTTCATCGCGGCCGGTGGCATCGGCGAGTTGAGGGAGGATCGCTTCACCGGTGAGGTGGTTTGGAACGGCAAGCCTTTGCAGGGCGAAAGTGCCTTTTCGGAAATCACGGTGGCACTGCAAAGCGCGGTGATAGAGGCGCGCCGCCCGTTCATGAAAGTCACCACGCCCTTAGTGCAAGAGGCCGCAATGATGGCTGCCACCGCCGACCCCTTTAACTCGGCGGCCGATTGGCTCGCCACGTTGCCCCACGATGGCACCGAGCGCACGCCGCGATTCCTCGCGGACGTGTGCGACCTTGAGGCCACGGACTACTTGCAAGGCGTGAGCAAGTATTTTTGGCTCGGCATGGCGCTACGCATGGTGCATCCCGGCGCGCAGGTGGACAGCATCATCACGCTCGTGGGCCCGCAGGGAATCGGCAAGTCATCGCTCGCGCGCATCGTGGGCGGTGAGTATTACGGGGCCGTGGGCCTCGGCGATATTGGCTCAAAGGATTGGTGTCTCTCGCTGCGCGGCAAAATACTCGTTGAGCTTGATGAGTTGAGCGGGCATTCACGCGCGGAGCTAGAGAACACCAAGGCGGTGCTCACGCGGCCGACAGACAACTATCGCAAGCCATACGGCAAGACCACGGTTGCGGTGCCACGCACGTGCGTGATGATGGGCACCACCAATGAAAAGCAATTCTTAATGGACACGTCGGGCAATCGCCGATGGTTTCCGGTGCAGTGCAAGCGCCCATTTGCCTTGGACGTTGCGCGGGCTTTGAGGTTGGCATGCTTCGCCGAAGCGTATGCCCTTGTGAAGCAAGGACTACCCGACACGTGGCACACGGTGGCCGGTGCGGAGGGCAAGCAGGCCGAGCACACAGCACCTGACCCGTGGGTTGATGCATTGGATGAGCGCTTGCGCGACTCACAGGCGAACCCGGGCGAGTTGCCTACGGAAATCACCAACAACGCGCTCTACCGGGCGTTGGGCATCCCGGCCGAGCGGCAAACAGGCGGCTACACCGGGAAGCGCCTGACCGCCGTGATGCGGACCTTGGGATACGGCCGAGGTTGGGTGGATAACCCGAGCGGGAAGGGCAAGCAACAGCGCGGGTTCATCCTCGACAG